In Oryza sativa Japonica Group chromosome 11, ASM3414082v1, the following are encoded in one genomic region:
- the LOC136354021 gene encoding uncharacterized protein: protein MMGMVGETVGLVTAILSLASRIVEMVDSARRSKEQCSLLSEHVQNIRNLLTQLDNQWTPDLATEGVLRSLKTALDDALLLVEACQIEKPWYKRLAPSKKAKKFDALDKRISIILQQFHVANMVLIVNIHKDRFFMTVLKMLLGDGACRNLPERKKNELNSYIRGLTHRDDMSTDAKWVLGWIQKDLADGNGSRFAASIPAEEGSGGGGVSDTLAKEVVQTCELIVQEAGSARQNQGHVQRLKQLAQQVADLMQHPQAYGLTREAETREMVNNLKEVLGDARMIVWYSQQPQRSMIPLPLISCSGGRGRGVEQPAEQILTVVYKMEYYLQVLPVMARRQMVIPESEYGAQAS, encoded by the exons ATGATGGGTATGGTGGGAGAGACCGTTGGGCTGGTGACGGCgatcctcagcctggcgagtcGAATCGTGGAGATGGTGGATTCAGCTCGGCGAAGCAAGGAGCAGTGCTCTCTTCTGAGTGAACACGTCCAAAACATAAGAAACCTCCTGACGCAGCTGGATAACCAGTGGACGCCCGACCTGGCGACGGAAGGGGTGCTGAGGAGCCTAAAAACTGCCCTCGACGACGCGCTCTTGCTCGTTGAGGCATGCCAAATCGAGAAGCCCTGGTATAAGCGTTTGGCCCCCTCTAAGAAGGCCAAGAAGTTCGATGCCCTGGACAAACGGATCTCGATCATCCTGCAGCAGTTCCATGTCGCCAACATGGTGCTCATCGTTAACATCCACAAAGATCGTTTCTTCATGACTGTTCTTAAGATGCTACTTGGAGATGGCGCTTGCAGGAACCTGCCAGAG AGGAAGAAAAATGAGCTGAACTCATACATCAGAGGTTTGACTCATCGTGATGATATGTCCACAGACGCGAAATGGGTGTTGGGATGGATACAAAAGGACCTCGCGGACGGGAACGG CAGCCGGTTCGCAGCATCAATCCCAGCAGAAGAgggcagtggtggcggcggcgttagCGACACTCTTGCGAAGGAGGTGGTGCAAACCTGTGAACTTATCGTGCAGGAGGCCGGGAGCGCGAGGCAGAACCAGGGGCATGTGCAGCGGCTGAAGCAGCTGGCGCAGCAGGTGGCCGACCTGATGCAGCACCCGCAGGCGTACGGGCTAACGCGCGAGGCGGAGACGAGAGAGATGGTGAACAACCTCAAGGAAGTCCTCGGCGACGCCCGCATGATCGTGTGGTACAGCCAGCAGCCGCAAAGGAGCATGATCCCGCTACCCCTGATATCCtgcagcggcggccgcggcagaGGCGTGGAGCAGCCAGCCGAGCAGATTCTGACGGTGGTGTACAAGATGGAGTATTACCTCCAGGTCCTCCCCGTCATGGCTAGGCGCCAGATGGTGATCCCTGAATCTGAATACGGAGCTCAGGCGAGCTGA